CCCTTTTCCAGCCTCATCCAAATTGGACTTGACAAACCGTAGAGAGTCCTTCTTGGGCTTGCCGGCCTTAAGCAGGCGGTCGTAGAAGGCCCTGATCGCCGGGTTGTGCTTCGAGGCGGTCAGGGCTGCCATGTACAGCGCCGCACGGACCCGGGCGCGCCCGCCCCATACGAACCTTTTGCCCGAGTACTTGCCGCTGTCGCGGCTGAAGGGAGCCACCCCGACCAGTGCGCAGACCTGCTTGTTGCCCACCTGGCCCAGTTCGGGCAGATAGGCCGCGAGGACCGCCACCAGCTGCGGACCGGTGCCGGGCACCGAGGCGATCAGGCCGGCGCGGGCTGCCAGGTAGGGCGATGCGTTAATCAGCCCGGCGATCTCTTTGTCCAGGCGCTTGATGCGGCGCCCCAGACCGGCAATGGCCCGGCCGATGTCGGAGCGGACAATCCGGCTACCAACCAG
The Chloroflexota bacterium genome window above contains:
- a CDS encoding IS110 family transposase produces the protein MNTPVYVGVDVSSEHLDAAFGPQGPVLRFANTAAGIGKLVARLGELEIVVVLMEATGGWEQPLAEALYKASLRVAIVNPRQVRDYARAMGVLAKTDAVDAKVIARFAAAGRYQPWKAPDPAIKELADLAGRRLQLVAQRTAEQNRRRLVGSRIVRSDIGRAIAGLGRRIKRLDKEIAGLINASPYLAARAGLIASVPGTGPQLVAVLAAYLPELGQVGNKQVCALVGVAPFSRDSGKYSGKRFVWGGRARVRAALYMAALTASKHNPAIRAFYDRLLKAGKPKKDSLRFVKSNLDEAGKG